The Sus scrofa isolate TJ Tabasco breed Duroc chromosome 4, Sscrofa11.1, whole genome shotgun sequence genomic sequence GGAGAGCCCCATGATGATGGTTGTTCAGGCAGGACGAGCTCAGTGTGGATTCTGGGCAGGATACAATTCTGTGCTAACCAATCAGAGGTGGGGTCTTCCAGAGAGGCTCCTGGGGTAAGAGTAGTGATAGGGGCCATATTTTCATCCTTCACAGGGAGTTTCCTGAGTCACCGGATACTCATGGAGGCTTTGATAGCAAGCaggaaaggtcttttttttttttttctttccccttttctttttagggccgcatcttgggcatacggaagttcccaggctgggggtcgaagtggagctgcagcggAAGCTAACgtcaatgcaagatctgagccacatctgtgacctacaccagagcttacagaaacaccagatcctaaacccaccaagcgaggccagggatcaaacctgcatccttatggacactatgttagttcttaagctgctgaatcacaatgggaactccagagaagggATTTTTATTTATAGGCTAAGGAGACTGAGTGTCAGGGAGGAAAAATGACATACCCATGACAGAGAGatagaaagtggcagagctgggaataGAGCTGTACCCTGGGTTTCTCATGTGTTGCTGTATTCATCTGCCTGAGCTAGAGAGGACACTGAGGCAAAAAGGGCCTGCAGAAGGGGTCACAGGGGAAGGGCTGAGATCCCAGGGCCTGGGCTATGGAAGACATACTGGGGTGAGGCAGCAGAGTTACTCAGCAGTGGATATGTCCAGCTTGCCTtctcccaggggacatttggggCTGTGTGGTCCTATTTTGCATAGTTGAGCTGCCCCTGGGCAGGTAAGCCCCAGGGCAGAGGCCCCCAAACAGGGCAGAGTCCCCCAAGCCCTGTAAATTTTCTGAGCCTGTCCTGATTGCCTGTTGTCTGCaactgttcttctttctttttttttttttttgctttttagggctgcacctgtggcatatggaggttcccaggctagtggtctaattggagctagagctgccggcctacaccacaaccacagcaaagccagatccaagccatgtctgtgacctacaccacagctcatggcaaagccggatccttaacccgctgagtgaggccagggatcgaacctgcatcctcatggttcctagtcagattcgtttctgctgagtcaggatgggaactcctgcaactgcTCTTGATGCCGCCCCTAGATACCCCCGGTTCTGGCCTAAGGAGGCTGGTGGGCAAATAATGACAGTATGGATACCTTAAGGAGAATACCTGGGTGCCTGGTGCTGGGGGAAGTGGGGATGGACTGGAGGCTGAAGACAGCACAAGGGCATAGGAGAAACCTGGGAGACAGATTCCCTTGGGAATCTTCTTCAGCAACAGGAGGCTCAGCCTAGGCTGCAGAGCCCCCTACTGGGAAAAGATGTAATTACAACACAGTTCCTTGCATGCTATTACAGGCATCTATTTCGTACAGGGGTAGGAATTCGGTTTTGGGGTTGGATCCACTGGATTGGGGTCTTGAATTCATCACTTAATCAGTAAGAttctgggcaaattacttaaataGACTAGATATAACTCCTTCTCTACCTACTTTATAAGGTTGTTCTGGAAATCCCATGAGATTTTACACGACATGCCCTATAAAGCCCAAAGCTCTAGAAGAAACGTGGGCAGGTTTTGCCTCTGCTGTTCCTTATGTGTATTCATTGGTGGCAATGCCTCCTGTTTTCTGCCCTGTGAAGGGAAGGCCAAGGGCAGTTTTCCAGacctaatttgttcttttttttggtgcaCACAGAGCAGCTGGCCCGGCCCCGGGTCACAATGAGCTCCAGGATCAGTGGGAATGGACACTGCCTTGTCATCCTGACATGCGTGGCAGAAAGCAGAGGAGGCACTGTGACCTACAGCTGGACACCCCTGGGGCCCCGGACTGTTGTGTCCCATGGAGGGTCTGTTCTCAGTGTCTCCCTGAGGCCTGGGGACGGTGCTCTGAACTTTACCTGCATGGTCAAGAACCCAGTCAGTAACAGCAGctccctccctgtcctggtgCCACCTTCATGTACAGGTACCAGGAAAATGAGCACACACCCTGCTCGGCAGCCCTGGCCTGGATGGAAGGCGGAGGAAGGATCCTCTCCCCTTCAGGCCTCAAGGAGATGGGTGAACACCCTGGAGAGAGTGGGTGGGCCAGGGGTGGGTCTGTGTGgtcaggggagaaggaggaaaccCACTGGAGCTGATGGGGAGGCCAGAGGGTCTGGGAAGGAGGGGCTGGATGGGACCTGCAACTGCCCCCGGTGGGCAGGGAGACACTGGTGCTGAAACtatggttttctctctctctgtcttcaggGCCAGGAATCCTGGGAGAGGACACAATGGGGGAGATAGTGATTGGCACCCTTGGGAAGTCGGCCACTCTGCCCCTGGAGGTTCCGGTGGGGCAGGAGGTAGAAAAAGTGACCTGGAGCTCTCGAGGGCTTGTTGCTACTTTGCAACCAGGACGGGCAGGCAAACCAATCCTGGTTGATGGGACTCAGGGACCCTACAGCAGGCGACTGAGCGTCCCCCAGCATGGCTACTCTCTTCAGATCAGCCCCCTGAGGCTGCAGGACTCTGGCCCCTTCAGAGCCTGGATAACTCTGCACAACCCCCCCATCAACATCACCAAAGATTTCACCCTGCGTGTCTATGGTGAGGGGGTGGAGGGCCTCCCTTTGAACTCTGacctttcctctcctctgcttGGCCGGACTAGAGCCTTCTCATAGCTTGCACCTTCCCTTCTTGGCACAGAGCACCTGCAGGAGCCCAGTATCACGGCCAGCTCTCAGATCATGGAGGATGGGACCTGTTTAGTCACCCTGGCCTGCTCGCTGGACCAGGCTGGAGAGGATGTCCAGTACAGCTGGGACCCCCGTGGCCGGAGGACAGTTGTGTCACATGGGGGGAGCACTCTTAACATCTCCTGGAGATCTGGGGTCAGTGATAGCTATCGCTGTACTGTGGAGAACCCCATCAGCCAAAGCTCTGGCTCCATCCCCATCAGGCCTCTCTGTTCAGGTAACTTCTTCCTCCTGTGATCCTCTCTCTCCCAGGCAGATTCGGTCCCAGATTCTCAGCatccctgcctgccttcctcggGCTTCTAGGAGTGGCTGCAGAAAAGGTGGGCAGGATTAGATGGCAGCAGGGGGTGTCTCTGGCTGGCAGGAGATAAGGGCTCCGGAGCTACCATCCTGCTCTGCCCACCTTATGTCTATTGGCCCCGGggcccctgggcccctgggctgggatTTGCTGCAGACCCAGCTGGGTATCCCGCTCATTGCTGGGACTCCCCCAGAAGAGGtgcttgccccacccccactcagtCCTGCAAAGCCCACCGAGGTGGGAAGGAGGGGTCCCACACCTCCTTGTCTGGGTCCTCAGAGAAGCCTCAGCCTCTTCCCCTGCCCTGAGCTGCTCTGAGAGAGAAACCGGGGCTGTGCTCCTCTCATGGGCAAGGGTGGCCTCTCTGGGTTTCCATAGGCCACGGCAGGAAACCGCCTTATTCCAAACACAATCCTGTCCCTCCCCTCATCTCAGCTGACTTCTGAAACCATTGTCTCTGCTCCCCATCTCCAGTTCCTCACCAGCCACTCACACTTCGACCCCTCGTGGCTGCTTCGCCCCCCGAGGCATCCACTGCTGAGCTCAGGGGCTCCTCCTCAGTTCTGTGCTCCTGGACCTGCTGTCCTCGGCCACTTGTTTCGGGGTCACAGCCTTCTCAGGACTGATGCCACCCCCCCACCcgactcctccccacccccttgttttcttcctgtttcaaAGGCAGCAGGCTGGGCATCACTTAGAGCCCTCGTCTTCCCCATGCTCCCTGCTGTTGCCTCCCTTCCTCGTTGGTCTCCTAACTCCTCTCACCTCCCAGTCATCCTCCTGATTGTGCTGCTAGGGGGTTCattctaaatgaaagaaatgtttgtgtttcttttctgcttaaaacCCTATGATGTCTGCCCACTCTCTCAGGTATAAATGTTTTAGCACCTCTTCCTTCATAAGCCACACATAGTTACAgagagtttttgttgttttgttttttgcgttttagggccgcacccgtggcatatggaggttcccaggctgctgccggcttacaccacagccacagcaatgcaggatccaagctccctctgcgagctacaccacagctcatggcaacaccggatccttaacccactgagcaaggccagggatcgaacctgcatcctcacggttgctagtcagattctttaactactgagccacgatgggaactcctacagagcATTTTTAAGGTGCCCTGTGTTGTTCGAGTCACTGAAGATACATTGAAGAAGCAGCCAGGATAAATTCCCAGCCCTCGGGGATCTCACAGTTTCAATCATCACAATCAGCAGCTAAGCCTAGTCAATGACTGGGGAGAGCACTGAGCATGCTGGGTAATGGcctttgtgtatgtgtctgtctttGCTGTTGAACCGTGATAAAGCCCAAGCTTACCCTTCTCAGCATCTCCAACACACAGTTGTAATCAGTGTTCAAAGTGTGAATCTGACAAATATTCAGGGAGCAGCCTGTGCTGGGTATAGTGGGACCCAAAGAAACACAATCATTGGCTCAACAGTGacattctccttcctcctctgtgagGACTGGAGGACATTTCAGCTCCATCCCTGGATCAGGCTTCCTCAAGTGACTTCCAGCCCACCTACACCTCTGACTTTTCTTCCTGGAAAACTCCCTCCCCTATTTCCCtgtcttcccatttcttttcttttcgatGACCCAGTTCCTAACCTGTGGTTATTGTTCATCCAGCCTCCTACCTACCCCGCTCCTGGAGGAAAGAGTTTCTCCTCTTTTTGGTCCTGGTAGCTTTGCAGATTGAACATATTTGACCTTGACATGTGGAGAAACCCAGAAGAGGAAGGTGAGAATGGAGATAAGGTCGTCTGCACAGAGAGAAAGGAGCACGAGCTGATTCCAGCATCTCCTGGTATAAGAGACAGTGATACTGATGAAGGCATGAAAACGATTTTGTTTGCAAGCTGAGTTCAAAACAACCAAGAAACTGCTGCATATcttctgtttaaaataatatgtttaggagttcctgctgcagcctagtgggctaatgatccggcTTTTCTCTCTGGGGGccccagtttgatccctgccctggatatgatattaaaaatagtaaaagtggATGAGGGGATAAGATTCAGGGTtgtttaaatgcatttaaaagatCACCAACTTAATCATAGATAGATAGCTGTGTATAGTATGGGGAATATAGTTAAGAATTATTTAATGTCTTTGAATGATGATATATCATAACCAGAATTATCAGGGTGAACATTGTGAAATgtgtaaaaatatcaaatcagtaTTTTGTGTAataggaactaacatagtgttttagttaattatacttcaaaagcagttaattatacttcaaaagcaaacagacaaacttatagaaaaagagaAGCGATTTGTGGTCCCCAGAGGCATGAGGGTACAGTAAGGGAGAATCTGATGAAGGAGGACAAAAGGTCCAAACTGCCAGTTGTACGATAAacaagtactagggatgtaatgtccACCATGGTAAATATAGTTAATGCTGCTGTATGTTATAGGTGAAagttaaaagagtaaatcctaagagttctcatcactaggaggaaattttttttctatttctttaatcttGTATTAAAGAATTTTGTACATGAGATGATAGATACTCAGTAAACTTACTGCGATAATCATTtaatgatgtatgtaagtcaaattatTACGGTGTACACCTTAAattacagtgctgtatgtcaattacttctcaaaactggaaggaaaaaaatagaaaatgaaaccttaaaaaacagaaataggacTAGAATGCtaaataagaaaaactgaaaCATCACAAAATAAGAAGCAACTCCAGAAACTAAAAAAGATgataacagaaataaacaaaacaaaaaaaaaggaattttttgaaAACTAAGTGAGTCCAAATGAGAcatgttgggggttggggggatacactgagggtttgggatggaaaggctATAAAATTTAGTTGTGATAGGTGCTTCGTCAGCGCAGTAGGTAGCTCATCAGTCTCATAAAATTCAgttgtggtgattgttgtacacctataagtgtaataaaattcattgagtaattaaaaaaaaagaaaactaagtgaGGACCTCAGAAAGCAGagcaaaagacagagagacaaggagttcctgttgtggctcaatggtaatgaacccagctagcacccatgaagatgcaggtttgatccctggccctggtcagtgggttaaggatccggcattgccatgagctgtggtgtaggttggcagctgtagctttttgacccctagcctgggaacttccatatgcctcgggtacggctctaaaaaaagaaaaaaaaaaagacagagatgaaaataaaagagaagggtAAGAGAGCTAAAGAATCAGCTTGGCAACCTCAATACCTGAAAAACACAAGTTCCAGAAAGatggaagagagaaaacagaggggagaaatttaagaaagaaataatacatttttttccctttgagctaaagaatatatttctgtaaattgaaaggtgtttaaaaaaagaaattcaaccaAGTAAATTTGAAGATGGGATTGGTGTTATTCAAGGGTTCTCGAATAGGGCAGCATCCATTTCCGGTAAATAGAAAGGCAATCTGAGGCTTGTTCAAAATactggctttttttaaaaaaattaatttaatttaatttttttctatacttgttttatttttttttaataacgactataacaatctaatttcacaggatttccatcccacagcccaagcacattcccccaccccccaaactgtctcctccggagaccaaaagtttttcaatacCAGCATATATGAAAAGATTAATACTATAAGACTTGTGAACCATAATAAAATACAAGAGACTTTTAAGCCAGAATCTAGAGAATAAATCCTTTTGCAAAATATTGGCTTTTTATAGAAGAGTTGGGCAAAGAAATTatcagcaaaagaaaagagaagttgtTTCAGTCAccggaaggaaggaagatgaggGTCTATCAAGCAAATGATCTCTTCTTCCTTTGCCAGgatgtggggtgggtgggtggagagaaCCCATGTGACCAATTACCTCATTAGTGCTGGCCAAAAAATTCTAGACTGGCTGATGACATTACATTCCTGGGGAAGGTCATTAACTGTAATTAGGTTAGCTGTTGATTTTAGATTTGGTGTCATGGGCTTTAGCCCATGTGACACCCTTTGGGGCTGTGGTTTCCCTTTCACAAAGGGCCCATTTGATTTCcagaataatgaatgaaaaaaaatcacccctaCCCAGTCACAAGATAGTGAATAGAGAAAgaacaagaatggaagaaaaattctcaaaacttTCAGAGAGGAAACAGGTCACTGTGGAATAATAAACGTGCTTGACCTTTGTCCCTGGTTTCTGCCACAAAGTTCTTAAACCTCGGAGTTTCCTGAGTGATACAAGTATTTCTTGTCATTGGTAAGGAGCCCGTCTATGGCACCTAAGTTCATCCTAATGGGGTGACTCAGgatggggctggtcaccagaaagaccaagtgATTAGCGTTAGAACTTTCAGCCCCATCCACCAACctctgggaaggggagaaggaggctgcATATTAAGCTCTATAAGAAATTCTTGATTAACAAAATTTGATGGGCATCCAGGTGAGTGAACATTTCCACATGCGGGGAGAGTGAAGCACTTCAGTTCCACTGGCCCAGAAGCTCCTCTTCCAGACCTCACCCTGTGGGTACCTCATCCTCTGGCTGTTCACCTGTATCctttatattattctttataataaactggtaaatataaatgaatgtttttctgagttctgtgagccactctagcaaattaaccaAAGCCGTGGAGGGGACTGAGGGAATCTCCAGTTTATAACCAGTTGGTCAGAAGTCCAGGTAACCTGGACTTGTGACTGGTGTGTGAAGTGGGGGCTGTCTTGTGGGACTGGGACCTTCACCTAGGGGATTGCATGCTATCTCcaggtagacagtgtcagaattAAGTTAATTATTTGGTGGTATTGGAAGACACGCATCAGAGTCTCAAACAAAAAACTGGGTGTCCGAGTGGCATGAAACTTCAGTCGTTTCTAGGAGCAAGAGGACAATAGATAGATGCCTTCAAATTCTGAAGGAGAATGATTTTCAGTCTAGGATTCTGTTTAAATCAGACCAATGAGGACTTAGGTTAAAAGCTAGGTACTGTCATGCTGAGACCAGCTGAGCAGTTTAGGGCTGAAGAACAGATGCTgtgaaaaagttaacataaaacaagacacagagatatttatcttaattaaagttgggaaccaggggactcaaggtctcagggaccaagaacgctgcctcaagaaaccacactgcttttattgtgctctttgggaTTAAGTCAAGCGAGGAGGAGGCTAtgggtgcaggatataggttttttaaattattattttaaaaattcttttattattttaaaagtcacatagctggtagatggttaagatTTTACTCTGATCTTTAGGCATTTAActatcattagcatttgaggaagcttggcattagcttctagagaatcatcactgtgcttctgcaaacggcatgcctatctgcagcaacccatcgtgcctaggtttgcaccttggttctctttgctaatgcatattctgctaatgaccccttagaaaccacttggggccatgaggttcctct encodes the following:
- the LOC100156074 gene encoding T-lymphocyte surface antigen Ly-9 isoform X1, yielding MGHSLLWFSLLLGLLTGPGVSRVDSAPVVVTGTLGGSVTLPLMLPVGQHVESIFWMCRSVPGTIATVTLEEAGGPDIFYQAETRYWDRLSVVGPGRSLQISHLSWEDAGPYQAHINLRNSHIPHTWEYSLNVYEQLARPRVTMSSRISGNGHCLVILTCVAESRGGTVTYSWTPLGPRTVVSHGGSVLSVSLRPGDGALNFTCMVKNPVSNSSSLPVLVPPSCTGPGILGEDTMGEIVIGTLGKSATLPLEVPVGQEVEKVTWSSRGLVATLQPGRAGKPILVDGTQGPYSRRLSVPQHGYSLQISPLRLQDSGPFRAWITLHNPPINITKDFTLRVYEHLQEPSITASSQIMEDGTCLVTLACSLDQAGEDVQYSWDPRGRRTVVSHGGSTLNISWRSGVSDSYRCTVENPISQSSGSIPIRPLCSASYLPRSWRKEFLLFLVLVALQIEHI
- the LOC100156074 gene encoding SLAM family member 9 isoform X2, with amino-acid sequence MGHSLLWFSLLLGLLTGPGVSRVDSAPVVVTGTLGGSVTLPLMLPVGQHVESIFWMCRSVPGTIATVTLEEAGGPDIFYQAETRYWDRLSVVGPGRSLQISHLSWEDAGPYQAHINLRNSHIPHTWEYSLNVYGPGILGEDTMGEIVIGTLGKSATLPLEVPVGQEVEKVTWSSRGLVATLQPGRAGKPILVDGTQGPYSRRLSVPQHGYSLQISPLRLQDSGPFRAWITLHNPPINITKDFTLRVYEHLQEPSITASSQIMEDGTCLVTLACSLDQAGEDVQYSWDPRGRRTVVSHGGSTLNISWRSGVSDSYRCTVENPISQSSGSIPIRPLCSASYLPRSWRKEFLLFLVLVALQIEHI